A single region of the Eleginops maclovinus isolate JMC-PN-2008 ecotype Puerto Natales chromosome 16, JC_Emac_rtc_rv5, whole genome shotgun sequence genome encodes:
- the fbxw9 gene encoding F-box/WD repeat-containing protein 9: MSEVRVNLCDSESGPGPDPRTSPSTEASGPDLQGLVPASPRSSTDVSPSPSAEASGLLSLPWEMVTHIASHLPAQCVITVLPKVCHALGNVGKDTTAWQLRARRLIGSRAVFPVGPREDFDWPSACLEMEQLITCWTGQGHLVAKQTQEDGEEKEDVRQQQRPGQDEEPVVEGQEDGREGELEGVGVEGQEVAYGVDEGMEVAMEGEDDEMQPTMGGDQLARLREELEERLQDDAAALMVEERNHRMVFNDIEALGGAPNRMDNLADPRNLGNGRPVEVKQRQPPRSPSPPPALECTTLPSYHIAQVNSVLLVGGEGAVCATGSRDRNVKLWDLKAGSGGSLLHTLGGQGEFSTHRGWVWCLAYQGPLLASGGFDSTVRLWDLQAGGSERGLIRTGAAVLCLSCQTDVLVAGTFDKRISMYDTRAAEPLVKSLRLHGNAVMCLAADDKYIISGSKDCTVAVYDRRACKGLKKLRLSSYLLSMSYSGCEIWAGDNSGMLHSFSMQAGTLKPLSQFDVGHTALVTGIHRSAGSLYTCSSDCTVKVHIPCAPPRTLCTMRHQGGVNGLSVEAGVLAVASGEDCVELWRPRN; this comes from the exons ATGTCTGAGGTCAGGGTTAACCTGTGTGACTCGGAGAGTGGGCCAGGTCCTGACCCGAGGACATCTCCCAGTACCGAAGCTTCTGGGCCGGACTTGCAGGG TCTTGTGCCTGCTAGTCCCCGGTCTTCTACAGATGTTAGCCCCTCACCTTCTGCTGAGGCGAGTGGCTTGTTGTCATTACCATGGGAGATGGTGACACACATTGCCTCTCACCTTCCTGCTCAGTGTGTCATCACTGTGCTGCCAAAG GTCTGCCATGCTTTGGGCAATGTGGGTAAGGACACCACCGCGTGGCAGCTTCGGGCACGCAGACTAATAGGATCCCGGGCTGTTTTTCCAGTGGGGCCAAGGGAAGACTTTGACTGGCCCTCTGCTTGCCTTGAGATGGAGCAACTGATAACCTGCTGGACAGGCCAAGGGCATCTCGTGGCAAAACAGACCCAAGAGGAtggggaggaaaaggaagacgTGAGGCAGCAGCAAAGGCCGGGGCAGGATGAGGAGCCAGTTGTAGAAGGACAGGAAGATGGTAGAGAGGGTGAGCTGGAAGGGGTCGGAGTGGAAGGGCAGGAGGTTGCCTATGGTGTTGATGAAGGAATGGAGGTGGCAATGGAAGGTGAAGATGATGAAATGCAGCCCACCATGGGCGGGGACCAACTTGCACGATTGAGGGAAGAGTTGGAAGAGAGACTCCAGGATGACGCAGCAGCTCTAATGGTAGAAGAAAGGAACCACAGGATGGTGTTCAATGATATCGAGGCATTAGGCGGTGCTCCAAATCGCATGGATAACTTGGCGGACCCCAGGAATCTGGGTAATGGAAGACCGGTAGAGGTGAAGCAACGTCAACCCCCCAGAAGTCCTAGCCCACCTCCAGCACTGGAGTGCACCACCCTGCCTTCATACCACATTGCACAGGTCAACTCAGTCCTCCTTGTGGGGGGAGAGGGGGCAGTTTGCGCCACAGGCTCCAGAGACAGGAATGTTAAACTGTGGGATCTAAAGGCAGGTTCTGGCGGTTCCCTGCTGCACACACTAGGAGGGCAGGGGGAATTCAGCACTCATCGAGGCTGGGTCTGGTGCCTGGCGTATCAGGGACCTCTGCTGGCCTCAGGGGGCTTCGACAGCACGGTGAGGCTGTGGGACCTACAGGCAGGGGGTTCAGAGAGGGGCCTCATCAGGACCGGGGCCGCTGTCCTCTGCTTGTCCTGTCAAACTGATGTTTTGGTGGCTGGTACATTTGACAAGAGGATCAGCATGTATGACACCAGAG CTGCTGAACCTCTGGTGAAAAGCCTCCGTCTCCATGGTAATGCTGTGATGTGCCTAGCTGCAGATGACAAGTACATCATCTCTGGGAGTAAAGACTGCACGGTGGCTGTCTATGACCGTAGGGCATGCAAGGGCTTGAAGAAACTTCGG CTGAGCTCTTACCTGCTGTCCATGAGCTACAGTGGCTGTGAAATATGGGCAGGAGACAACAGTGGTATGCTCCACTCCTTTTCCATGCAGGCAGGGACCCTAAAACCCCTGTCCCAGTTTGATGTGGGACACACAGCTCTGGTCACTGGCATCCACAGGTCTGCTGGAAGCCTCTACACCTGTTCATCTGATTGCACTGTCAAG GTACATATCCCTTGTGCCCCTCCAAGGACTTTATGCACAATGCGTCACCAAGGTGGAGTCAATGGG CTGAGCGTGGAGGCTGGAGTCCTTGCTGTAGCTTCGGGGGAGGATTGTGTGGAACTATGGAGGCCCAGAAACTGA
- the LOC134878424 gene encoding guanine nucleotide-binding protein G(I)/G(S)/G(O) subunit gamma-7-like: MSGNVSSSNSVIQAQKLVDQLRVEACMERIKISLTAGDLVRYCQDHRRSDPLLTGIAASSNPFKDKKTCVLL; this comes from the exons ATGTCAGGAAacgtcagcagcagcaacagtgttATTCAGGCACAAAAACTGGTGGATCAACTTCGTGTGGAGGCGTGCATGGAGAGAATAAAG ATCTCCCTGACAGCAGGAGACTTGGTGCGTTACTGTCAGGATCACAGGCGCAGTGACCCTCTGCTCACCGGCATCGCTGCCTCGTCCAATCCTTTCAAAGACAAGAAGACCTGCGTGCTGCTTTGA
- the dhps gene encoding deoxyhypusine synthase encodes MSDGDLSNAREAVLKPSCMLPEDTLKIRGYDFNKGVDLQAVMDSFITTGFQASSLGLAIQEINVMIEKRLEPVEEGEDKEPDEYGSKAGCTIFLGYTSNLISSGVRESIRYLAEHKMVDVIVTTAGGIEEDFIKCMGNTYLGDFNLSGKELRLKALNRIGNLLVPNDNYCMFENWLMPILDQMLLEQNEQGTHWTPSKMIHRLGKEINNTDSVYYWAYKNNIPVFSPALTDGSLGDILYFHTFKKPGLILDLVEDIRGMNEKAVFAKRTGMIILGGGLVKHHICNANLMRNGADHAVFVNTGQEFDGSDSGARPDEAVSWGKIRMDAKPVKVYADASLVFPLIVSQTFATHADKLTARKKTE; translated from the exons ATGTCCGACGGTGACTTGTCTAATGCCAGAGAGGCTGTCCTTAAGCCTAGCTGCATGCTCCCGGAGGACACGCTAAAGATCAGGGGCTACGACTTCAACAAGGGGGTGGATCTCCAGGCAGTGATGGACTCCTTCATCACCACAGGCTTCCAGGCCAGCAGCTTGGGATTGGCTATCCAAGAAATAAACGTCATG ATAGAGAAGCGTCTTGAGCCAGTGGAGGAGGGTGAAGACAAAGAGCCCGATGAATATGGCAGCAAGGCAGGCTGCACCATCTTCCTGGGTTACACCTCCAACCTCATTAGCTCGGGAGTCAGAGAGAGCATCCGTTACCTGGCTGAGCACAAAATG GTGGATGTGATTGTAACCACAGCTGGAGGCATAGAAGAGGACTTCATCAAGTGTATGGGTAACACATACTTGGGAGATTTTAACCTGTCTGGCAAGGAACTCCGCCTTAAGGCCCTCAACAG GATAGGGAATCTGTTGGTGCCCAATGACAACTACTGTATGTTTGAGAACTGGCTGATGCCCATCCTGGATCAGATGCTGTTGGAGCAGAACGAACAG gGGACCCATTGGACTCCTTCCAAAATGATCCATCGGCTTGGCAAGGAGATCAATAATACTGACTCTGTCTACTACTGGGCGTACAAG aatAACATTCCCGTGTTCAGTCCCGCGCTGACAGATGGCTCTCTGGGTGACATACTCTACTTCCACACTTTTAAGAAGCCGGGCTTGATTTTGGACCTTGTGGAAG ATATTCGTGGGATGAACGAAAAGGCAGTGTTTGCCAAAAGGACGGGAATGATCATCCTGGGAGGAGGGCTGGTCAAACATCACATATGCAACGCTAATCTTATG AGAAACGGGGCTGACCACGCTGTGTTTGTGAACACGGGTCAGGAGTTTGATGGCTCTGACTCTGGAGCCAGACCTGACGAGGCTGTGTCTTGGGGCAAGATCAGGATGGATGCCAAACCTGTGAAG GTGTATGCAGATGCCTCTCTGGTCTTCCCTCTGATTGTGTCCCAGACCTTCGCTACCCACGCCGACAAGTTGACTGCCAGgaagaaaacagaataa